In Curtobacterium sp. MCPF17_002, one genomic interval encodes:
- a CDS encoding TetR/AcrR family transcriptional regulator, with product MSIHEGQQSRAPLRRDARERRARLVSSAQQEFAVRGVDASLEQVARDAGVAIGTLYRHFPTRLDLLTAAFEPRLREFLDGADAALQKTDPWDGFVSYLENLFRIQAGDRGFNDFLSRRFPDSAEIEQVHDRMCQQIEDVLTRAQDAGRVRPDIALADIVNLIWSNGRMIDATSTTAPDAWRRQLHLMLDAYRAERAHAIPEPPMTDDQLYAAMVRLSGAEEPPLPPRAPTAR from the coding sequence GTGAGCATCCACGAGGGACAGCAGTCGCGAGCTCCGCTGCGCCGCGATGCTCGAGAACGTCGAGCACGGCTCGTCAGCTCCGCGCAGCAGGAGTTCGCCGTCCGCGGAGTCGACGCCTCGCTCGAGCAGGTCGCGCGGGACGCTGGCGTGGCGATCGGCACGCTGTACCGCCACTTCCCGACGCGACTCGACCTTCTGACGGCCGCCTTCGAGCCCCGACTCCGGGAGTTCCTCGACGGCGCCGATGCCGCCCTGCAGAAGACCGACCCGTGGGACGGGTTCGTCTCGTACCTGGAGAACCTGTTCCGCATCCAAGCGGGGGACCGCGGCTTCAACGACTTCCTGTCCCGACGGTTCCCCGACAGCGCGGAGATCGAACAGGTGCACGACCGGATGTGTCAGCAGATCGAGGACGTCCTCACGCGTGCGCAGGACGCCGGACGGGTGCGTCCGGACATCGCCCTGGCCGACATCGTCAACCTCATCTGGTCGAACGGCCGCATGATCGACGCGACGAGCACCACGGCGCCCGATGCGTGGCGACGGCAACTCCACCTGATGCTCGATGCCTACCGAGCCGAGCGTGCACACGCCATCCCGGAACCACCCATGACCGACGACCAGCTCTACGCCGCCATGGTCCGCCTCAGCGGAGCGGAGGAGCCACCGCTTCCGCCGCGCGCCCCCACCGCTCGGTAG
- a CDS encoding tautomerase family protein, with amino-acid sequence MAQVIVYGRRAALDAHREALSDAIHGAVMAALDYPPEKRFHRFVGLEAADFIHPEDRGDEYTIIEISMFQGRSDAAKRALVRELFARIASGAGIPPHSVEITITETPKVNWGIRGVNAEDLALDYRVDV; translated from the coding sequence ATGGCGCAGGTGATCGTGTACGGGCGACGGGCCGCTCTCGATGCCCATCGGGAGGCACTCTCAGACGCGATCCACGGCGCGGTGATGGCAGCACTGGACTACCCGCCCGAGAAGCGTTTCCACCGGTTCGTGGGTCTTGAGGCCGCGGACTTCATCCATCCCGAGGACCGGGGGGACGAGTACACGATCATCGAGATCTCGATGTTCCAGGGCAGGAGCGATGCCGCCAAGCGAGCACTCGTCCGCGAGCTCTTCGCGCGCATCGCGTCAGGAGCAGGCATCCCGCCGCACAGCGTCGAGATCACGATCACCGAGACGCCGAAGGTGAACTGGGGCATCCGCGGCGTGAACGCTGAAGACCTGGCGCTCGACTACCGGGTCGACGTGTAG
- a CDS encoding DUF3761 domain-containing protein, translated as MTGLLAFVALASTGFWGMVLMVSLVILITAVYGVVFRRTTWLRLPRRRSAAAIGAGVAFALLIGSTSAYGATHPQPAEPVVAAATHASPSAPSSRPHALVAEGTPTPTPTHTTAPTPTPTPVVVTKMVTETISVPFASQTVQDATRATGTSAVTTPGHTGVRTKTWRITTRNGAETGRTLVSDAVTTLPVAQVTSVGTYVAPPPPPAQPTCTNGTYVNSAGNTVCRPEVSSTAPSGATAKCGDGTYSFSQSRSGTCSRHGGVAAWL; from the coding sequence ATGACCGGACTCCTGGCGTTCGTCGCCCTCGCGTCGACCGGCTTCTGGGGGATGGTCCTCATGGTCTCGTTGGTCATCCTCATCACAGCCGTCTACGGCGTGGTCTTCCGGCGGACGACGTGGCTCCGACTGCCTCGGAGGCGATCTGCGGCGGCCATCGGCGCAGGTGTTGCCTTCGCCCTGCTGATCGGGTCGACCTCGGCGTACGGCGCGACACACCCGCAACCGGCCGAGCCTGTCGTCGCCGCAGCCACCCACGCTTCGCCGAGCGCCCCGTCGAGCCGTCCCCACGCGCTCGTCGCCGAGGGAACTCCCACCCCGACACCGACCCACACCACCGCACCGACTCCGACTCCGACGCCTGTCGTCGTGACGAAGATGGTCACCGAGACGATCTCGGTACCCTTCGCGTCGCAGACCGTTCAGGACGCCACGCGTGCGACGGGAACGTCGGCGGTCACGACGCCTGGCCACACCGGGGTCCGGACGAAGACCTGGCGCATCACCACGAGGAACGGGGCAGAGACCGGCCGTACCCTCGTGAGCGACGCGGTCACGACGCTGCCGGTCGCCCAGGTCACGTCGGTCGGCACCTACGTCGCTCCGCCGCCCCCTCCTGCGCAGCCCACCTGCACGAACGGCACGTACGTCAACAGTGCCGGCAACACCGTCTGCCGTCCCGAGGTGTCGAGTACTGCGCCCAGCGGCGCGACCGCCAAGTGCGGCGACGGCACCTACAGTTTCAGCCAGTCGCGCAGCGGCACGTGCTCGCGGCACGGCGGTGTGGCTGCCTGGCTCTGA
- a CDS encoding SDR family NAD(P)-dependent oxidoreductase yields the protein MDTFEWEPRDLPDQDGRTVVVTGATGGLGLVVAATLAAAGARVVAGVRDLDKAARVLPSTVGLEARLVDTASVASVTAFARRLADDGVVVDTLVNNAGVSASRFALGVDGVERTWATNVVGPAVLADLMLPVLGGPAPRVVLVGSNLSQRSSRVPDLDAVGDPARYRQFAAYTASKTAAAALAVELGERLGASGASGTSGAPVRSVIAHPGIAATGMNGQAETRLAQVAGRIARLAARTPEDGARSTLWAATAPDVEEGGVRRPGPPAIGPAAARRACPWRSGGPGLPCEGPCVRRAGRRTRRGLTRARPVPVSRRTRILEVVSYPLAETRAERWTPRERGAGRVEPSTADWRSSRPEGAPCPFNHPSRRAPARVGGSRSARGSVSS from the coding sequence ATGGACACCTTCGAGTGGGAACCCCGGGACCTGCCGGACCAGGACGGTCGCACCGTCGTGGTCACCGGCGCGACGGGCGGGCTCGGCCTGGTGGTCGCCGCCACCCTCGCCGCCGCCGGCGCGCGCGTCGTCGCCGGGGTGCGCGACCTCGACAAGGCGGCTCGCGTCCTGCCGTCCACCGTCGGCCTGGAGGCGCGGCTCGTCGACACCGCGTCCGTCGCCTCCGTCACGGCGTTCGCCCGGCGACTGGCGGACGACGGGGTCGTCGTGGACACCCTGGTCAACAACGCGGGCGTGTCCGCGTCCCGTTTCGCGCTCGGCGTGGACGGGGTCGAGCGCACCTGGGCGACGAACGTCGTCGGCCCGGCGGTGCTCGCCGACCTGATGCTGCCCGTCCTCGGTGGTCCGGCGCCGCGTGTGGTGCTCGTCGGCTCGAACCTGTCGCAGCGGTCCTCCCGGGTGCCGGACCTGGACGCCGTCGGCGACCCGGCACGCTACCGGCAGTTCGCGGCGTACACGGCGTCGAAGACCGCGGCGGCGGCGCTCGCCGTCGAGCTCGGGGAGCGACTGGGGGCGTCGGGGGCGTCGGGGACCTCGGGCGCGCCGGTGCGGTCGGTGATCGCGCACCCCGGCATCGCCGCGACGGGGATGAACGGGCAGGCGGAGACCCGGCTCGCGCAGGTCGCGGGCCGGATCGCACGGCTCGCAGCCCGCACGCCCGAGGACGGCGCACGGTCGACGCTCTGGGCTGCCACAGCACCGGACGTCGAAGAGGGGGGTGTTCGTCGGCCCGGCCCTCCGGCGATCGGACCGGCGGCTGCACGTCGTGCCTGTCCGTGGCGCAGCGGCGGACCCGGTCTTCCGTGCGAGGGTCCGTGCGTTCGTCGAGCAGGTCGCCGAACGCGCCGAGGTCTGACGCGGGCTCGACCTGTGCCCGTGAGTCGCAGAACGCGGATTCTCGAGGTCGTTTCCTATCCACTCGCGGAAACCCGGGCCGAGCGGTGGACACCCCGTGAACGGGGGGCTGGGCGCGTCGAGCCGTCCACCGCAGACTGGCGCAGTTCTCGACCCGAAGGAGCGCCGTGTCCGTTCAACCATCCCAGCCGCCGAGCGCCCGCACGCGTCGGCGGATCCCGGTCAGCTCGTGGGTCGGTATCGTCATGA
- a CDS encoding TetR/AcrR family transcriptional regulator, whose product MTTAMARPDSLRADALRNRTTLLDVARAHLDRGEPALLNAVAHEAGVGVGTAYRHFPSQQHLLEALAIDAFGDMLDRVRDAVALPDTAEALRGVVGEAFRGMLRDPALGDLLTGGGFSCADTLELAGDLVVSIDELLARGRAEGLVRADIGADDLRRLLCGMRSAAVAGGVVVEDPDRYADVLLAGIQGTLPG is encoded by the coding sequence ATGACCACGGCGATGGCACGACCCGACTCGCTCCGTGCGGACGCCCTGCGCAACCGGACGACGCTCCTCGACGTCGCGCGGGCCCACCTCGACCGCGGTGAGCCCGCCCTGCTCAACGCCGTCGCGCACGAGGCGGGCGTCGGCGTCGGAACCGCGTACCGGCACTTCCCCTCGCAGCAGCACCTGCTCGAGGCACTCGCCATCGACGCGTTCGGGGACATGCTCGACCGCGTCCGCGACGCCGTCGCACTGCCCGACACCGCCGAAGCACTGCGCGGTGTCGTGGGCGAGGCCTTCCGGGGCATGCTCCGCGACCCCGCGCTCGGCGACCTGCTCACCGGCGGTGGGTTCTCGTGCGCCGACACCCTCGAGCTCGCCGGCGACCTGGTCGTCTCGATCGACGAGCTCCTCGCCCGTGGGCGTGCCGAGGGGCTCGTCCGTGCGGACATCGGCGCCGACGACCTCCGACGGCTGCTGTGCGGGATGCGGAGCGCGGCGGTCGCCGGTGGTGTCGTCGTCGAGGACCCGGACCGCTACGCCGACGTGCTGCTCGCCGGGATCCAGGGGACGCTGCCAGGATGA
- a CDS encoding aminotransferase class I/II-fold pyridoxal phosphate-dependent enzyme produces the protein MSVMVSLFDARRTRTSEKYTAYPPDVLPMFVAEMDSMLAEPLRDALVAAVTNGDTGYVGHGRALPEAFVDFAESRWSWRIDPDLVRTTTDVSVAAVETLRRVIEPGDQVVIMPPVYPPFWEYVTEAGGSVTEVPLLPPQGTADPFDTTAGWRMDLDGIARAFADGARTVLLCNPHNPLGLVHPREDLAALARLAAEWDAVVVSDEIHAPLVHADATFTPFLDSCPEAAGLGVSLTSASKAWNLAGTKCALMIGASDRARTWFDGMPTEVVERTGILGYTASVAAFSEGGPWLASLLTELAANRRTLAERLGEALPGTGYRQPQASYLAWLDLRALPWGDDPARLLVDEAKVALGSGPDFGRQGAGFARLNFGCSAETLEDGLSRLQAAYERRADG, from the coding sequence ATGAGCGTCATGGTCTCCCTCTTCGATGCACGCCGCACCCGCACCAGCGAGAAGTACACGGCCTACCCGCCGGACGTGCTGCCGATGTTCGTCGCGGAGATGGACAGCATGCTCGCCGAACCCCTGCGGGACGCCCTCGTGGCCGCCGTCACGAACGGGGACACCGGGTACGTCGGGCACGGCCGCGCCCTGCCGGAGGCCTTCGTCGACTTCGCCGAGAGCCGCTGGTCGTGGCGCATCGACCCCGATCTCGTCCGGACCACGACGGACGTGTCGGTCGCCGCGGTCGAGACGCTCCGCCGGGTCATCGAGCCGGGTGACCAGGTCGTCATCATGCCGCCGGTGTACCCGCCGTTCTGGGAGTACGTGACCGAGGCCGGCGGCTCCGTGACCGAGGTGCCGCTGCTCCCACCGCAGGGCACCGCGGACCCGTTCGACACGACGGCCGGCTGGCGGATGGACCTCGACGGCATCGCCAGGGCCTTCGCCGACGGTGCCCGCACCGTGCTGCTCTGCAACCCGCACAACCCGCTCGGGCTCGTGCATCCCCGCGAGGACCTCGCCGCCCTCGCCCGACTGGCCGCCGAGTGGGACGCCGTGGTCGTCTCGGACGAGATCCACGCCCCGCTCGTCCACGCCGACGCGACCTTCACGCCGTTCCTCGACTCCTGCCCCGAGGCCGCCGGGCTCGGGGTCTCACTGACGAGCGCGAGCAAGGCCTGGAACCTCGCCGGCACGAAGTGCGCGCTCATGATCGGCGCCTCGGACCGCGCGAGGACCTGGTTCGACGGGATGCCGACCGAGGTCGTCGAACGCACCGGGATCCTCGGCTACACCGCGAGCGTGGCGGCGTTCAGCGAGGGCGGACCCTGGCTGGCGTCGCTCCTCACCGAGCTCGCCGCGAACCGGCGCACGCTCGCCGAACGACTCGGCGAAGCCCTGCCCGGCACCGGGTACCGGCAGCCGCAGGCGTCCTACCTGGCGTGGCTCGACCTGCGTGCGCTGCCGTGGGGCGACGACCCCGCCCGGCTGCTGGTCGACGAGGCGAAGGTCGCGCTCGGCAGCGGCCCGGACTTCGGCCGACAGGGCGCCGGCTTCGCGCGGCTCAACTTCGGCTGCTCGGCGGAGACCCTCGAAGACGGACTCAGCCGCCTGCAGGCCGCGTACGAACGGCGTGCAGACGGCTGA
- the nagB gene encoding glucosamine-6-phosphate deaminase has product MEIIILPTPAEVGRVAAAKIASVVAKKPSAVIGVATGSSPQGIYADLQRRVEAGEISFAEARAFALDEYVGIPLDHPESYASVIARDVTAPLGFDPSRVRVPDGRADDLEFAAKEYDAAIRAAGGVDVQILGIGANGHIGFNEPTSSFASRTRIKTLAPSTREANARFFDRPEQVPTHCMTQGLGTILDAHQLVLVAQGPSKTDAVAAAIEGPLSSFVPGSALQLHEHVTVVVDEEAAAGLKLADYYKYTYANKPAWQLFE; this is encoded by the coding sequence GTGGAGATCATCATCCTGCCCACGCCGGCTGAGGTCGGTCGCGTCGCCGCGGCCAAGATCGCCTCCGTCGTCGCGAAGAAGCCGTCCGCCGTCATCGGAGTCGCCACCGGGTCCAGCCCGCAGGGCATCTACGCCGACCTGCAGCGTCGTGTCGAGGCGGGGGAGATCTCGTTCGCCGAGGCCCGCGCGTTCGCCCTCGACGAGTACGTCGGCATCCCGCTCGACCACCCGGAGTCCTACGCCAGCGTCATCGCGCGCGACGTCACCGCACCGCTCGGGTTCGACCCGTCGCGGGTTCGCGTGCCGGACGGCCGTGCCGACGACCTCGAGTTCGCGGCGAAGGAGTACGACGCCGCGATCCGTGCCGCCGGTGGGGTCGACGTGCAGATCCTCGGCATCGGCGCCAACGGGCACATCGGGTTCAACGAGCCGACGTCCTCGTTCGCGTCCCGCACGCGCATCAAGACCCTCGCACCGTCGACGCGCGAGGCGAACGCGCGCTTCTTCGACCGTCCCGAACAGGTCCCGACGCACTGCATGACGCAGGGGCTCGGCACCATCCTCGACGCCCACCAGCTCGTCCTGGTGGCGCAGGGTCCGTCCAAGACCGACGCCGTCGCGGCCGCGATCGAGGGGCCGCTCAGCTCCTTCGTCCCCGGCTCCGCGCTGCAGCTGCACGAGCACGTCACCGTCGTCGTCGACGAGGAAGCCGCCGCCGGCCTGAAGCTCGCGGACTACTACAAGTACACGTACGCCAACAAGCCGGCCTGGCAGCTGTTCGAGTAG
- a CDS encoding NUDIX domain-containing protein → MPTPDFVLSLRSRIGTEPLWLTGVTAVVTRGTGADRELLVVRRADNQVFTPVTGIVDPGEEPAVAAEREVLEEADVVAVAERLAWVQVLPEMTYANGDRAQYLDLVFACRYVSGEPFPADGENTEAFWAPLDALPDMPANMLARVEAALADEPAARFQR, encoded by the coding sequence ATGCCCACGCCTGACTTCGTCCTGTCCCTGCGTTCGAGGATCGGCACCGAGCCGCTCTGGCTCACCGGCGTCACGGCCGTCGTCACCCGCGGGACCGGGGCCGACCGGGAGCTCCTCGTCGTCCGCCGCGCCGACAACCAGGTGTTCACGCCGGTGACGGGCATCGTCGACCCCGGTGAGGAGCCGGCGGTCGCCGCCGAACGCGAGGTCCTCGAGGAAGCGGACGTCGTCGCCGTCGCCGAACGCCTCGCGTGGGTGCAGGTGCTGCCGGAGATGACGTACGCGAACGGCGACCGGGCCCAGTACCTCGACCTGGTGTTCGCCTGCCGGTACGTGTCCGGGGAGCCGTTCCCCGCCGACGGCGAGAACACCGAGGCCTTCTGGGCACCCCTCGACGCCCTGCCGGACATGCCGGCGAACATGCTGGCCCGCGTCGAGGCGGCCCTCGCCGACGAGCCGGCGGCGCGCTTCCAGCGCTGA
- a CDS encoding ABC transporter ATP-binding protein, translating into MTVTAPAAPASLSRAGATVELVAVEKHYGAHRALAGLSLRIEPGEFVSLLGPSGCGKTTALRALAGLEGIDSGSIRIDGEDVAGTPVDKRDIGMVFQQYSLFPHMTVRQNVAFGLEMRRVPAAERRTRVVDALDMVHLADFADRYPHQLSGGQQQRVALARALVTRPRVLLLDEPLSALDAKVRVSLRDEIRRIQSDLGITTVFVTHDQEEALAVSDRIAVMHAGDIEQVGTPEELYRSPSSAFTADFVGQSNRLRGDLRGGDVFVYGFRVPALDGSVPDGPVLAYVRPEDVAFAAEGVTGTVVSSSFLGSIRRTTVRLDDDTVVTVQHEVGDRRAGGDAVAVRLLGAPVAVEPLA; encoded by the coding sequence ATGACCGTCACCGCCCCCGCCGCCCCGGCGTCGCTGTCCCGTGCCGGTGCGACCGTCGAGCTCGTCGCGGTCGAGAAGCACTACGGCGCCCACCGCGCCCTCGCCGGGCTGTCCCTCCGCATCGAGCCTGGGGAGTTCGTCTCGCTGCTCGGCCCGTCCGGCTGCGGGAAGACGACCGCGCTCCGGGCGCTCGCCGGCCTGGAGGGCATCGACTCCGGTTCCATCCGCATCGACGGCGAGGACGTCGCGGGCACCCCCGTGGACAAACGGGACATCGGCATGGTGTTCCAGCAGTACTCGCTGTTCCCGCACATGACGGTGCGGCAGAACGTCGCGTTCGGACTCGAGATGCGCCGGGTCCCCGCGGCCGAGCGTCGCACACGGGTGGTCGACGCGCTCGACATGGTCCACCTCGCCGACTTCGCGGACCGCTACCCGCACCAGCTGTCGGGAGGCCAGCAGCAGCGCGTCGCCCTCGCCCGTGCCCTCGTCACGCGTCCCCGGGTGCTGCTGCTCGACGAACCGCTGTCCGCGCTCGACGCGAAGGTGCGGGTGTCCCTCCGCGACGAGATCCGCCGCATCCAGAGCGACCTCGGCATCACCACGGTGTTCGTCACCCACGACCAAGAGGAAGCGCTCGCCGTCTCGGATCGCATCGCGGTGATGCACGCCGGGGACATCGAGCAGGTCGGCACGCCGGAGGAGCTGTACCGCTCCCCGTCCTCGGCGTTCACCGCGGACTTCGTCGGCCAGTCGAACCGCCTCCGTGGCGACCTGCGCGGCGGCGACGTCTTCGTGTACGGCTTCCGTGTTCCCGCCCTCGACGGTTCGGTGCCGGACGGACCGGTGCTCGCCTACGTCCGGCCGGAAGACGTCGCCTTCGCCGCGGAGGGCGTCACCGGCACGGTGGTGTCCTCGAGCTTCCTCGGCTCGATCCGGCGCACCACGGTCCGGCTCGACGACGACACCGTCGTGACCGTCCAGCACGAGGTCGGTGACCGCCGCGCCGGCGGCGACGCCGTCGCCGTGCGCCTCCTCGGCGCTCCCGTGGCGGTCGAGCCGCTCGCGTAG
- a CDS encoding ABC transporter permease subunit codes for MTAPRPGGATRVGRFGAAPSRVTATIVLVVIGLVFAVPLVALAQFTFRQGTDGSLTLAHYAALADPVNAATYQPVFDGLGASLLIALITVAIVLLVLLPAQIITALRYPRLRRVLEFVCILPITVPVVVLVVGFIPVYQVVAQVFGSGAWTLAFAIGIISLPFAFRPIAAAITAMDMAVLTEAARSLGASWWTVTWRVLLPNLRRGITASCFLTITVVLGEYTLASFLSRTTFQTALVLVQQTDPYVAAVFSLGALVFGFVLLVVIGRIGARRPGTRSSGARRAGKKESA; via the coding sequence ATGACTGCTCCCAGGCCTGGAGGCGCGACCCGCGTCGGCCGCTTCGGCGCGGCCCCGTCACGGGTCACCGCCACGATCGTGCTCGTCGTCATCGGCCTCGTGTTCGCCGTACCGCTCGTCGCCCTCGCCCAGTTCACGTTCCGGCAGGGAACCGACGGCAGCCTGACGCTCGCGCACTACGCGGCGCTCGCGGACCCGGTGAACGCGGCGACCTACCAGCCCGTGTTCGACGGCCTCGGCGCCTCGCTCCTCATCGCCCTCATCACCGTGGCGATCGTGCTGCTCGTGCTGCTGCCGGCGCAGATCATCACCGCGCTCCGGTACCCGAGGCTCCGCCGGGTCCTCGAGTTCGTGTGCATCCTGCCCATCACCGTGCCCGTCGTCGTGCTGGTGGTGGGCTTCATCCCCGTGTACCAGGTCGTCGCGCAGGTCTTCGGCTCCGGGGCGTGGACGCTCGCCTTCGCGATCGGGATCATCTCGCTGCCGTTCGCGTTCCGGCCGATCGCCGCCGCCATCACCGCGATGGACATGGCCGTCCTCACCGAGGCCGCGCGTTCCCTCGGCGCCTCGTGGTGGACCGTGACGTGGCGGGTGCTGCTGCCGAACCTCCGTCGGGGCATCACGGCCTCGTGCTTCCTCACCATCACGGTCGTCCTCGGCGAGTACACCCTCGCCTCGTTCCTCTCGCGCACGACGTTCCAGACGGCGCTCGTGCTCGTGCAGCAGACCGACCCGTACGTCGCCGCGGTCTTCTCGCTCGGCGCGCTCGTGTTCGGGTTCGTGCTGCTCGTCGTCATCGGCCGGATCGGGGCGCGTCGCCCCGGCACCCGCAGCTCCGGCGCTCGCCGCGCCGGCAAGAAGGAGTCCGCATGA